In a single window of the Prosthecobacter sp. SYSU 5D2 genome:
- a CDS encoding metallophosphoesterase produces the protein MTRLSPTAILHLFYVTLLLLAGVPMAQAAGLDAAPEGSFTIVVIPDTQQYLGKGAKHSPESTAPMTNPVFQNHVRWIKENLKSQKVVFVSHVGDIVDKNNEDQWTVARQCMDQLHGEVPYSIVVGNHDMKGSGDSSLFQKHFGAERFRDFPWYGGAFEPKRPTPEISGNNANSYQLFSAGGLDFIHLSLECNAPDDVLAWADSLLTKHAARRALITTHMDLGIREKPKTTEGYIKDPKGRMNWTKNHGSRGNTAEQMWDKLYRKHANLGFIFCGDQSRCTAMKLSTQGDHGNTVHALLSDYTSSGPLRLYRFLPGENRVQVLTYDTTLNELVEKSRYVEERSEHQFSLPYPMKVK, from the coding sequence ATGACCCGATTATCTCCCACCGCTATCCTTCATCTATTTTATGTGACGCTGCTGCTACTGGCGGGGGTGCCGATGGCCCAGGCCGCCGGGTTGGATGCGGCTCCAGAGGGCAGTTTCACCATCGTCGTCATTCCAGATACGCAGCAGTATTTGGGAAAAGGGGCCAAGCACTCACCCGAGAGCACTGCCCCCATGACCAACCCCGTTTTCCAAAATCACGTCCGCTGGATCAAGGAGAATCTGAAAAGCCAAAAGGTGGTCTTTGTCTCCCATGTCGGAGACATTGTGGACAAGAACAACGAGGATCAATGGACGGTGGCCCGGCAGTGCATGGACCAGCTTCATGGCGAGGTGCCTTACAGCATTGTGGTGGGTAATCATGACATGAAGGGCAGCGGAGATTCCTCCCTTTTTCAAAAGCACTTTGGTGCGGAGCGCTTCCGCGATTTCCCCTGGTATGGTGGCGCGTTTGAACCCAAAAGACCCACGCCTGAAATCTCCGGCAACAATGCCAACAGCTACCAGCTTTTCAGTGCTGGCGGGCTGGACTTCATCCACCTGAGCCTGGAGTGCAACGCGCCGGATGACGTGCTGGCTTGGGCCGACAGCCTGCTGACGAAGCATGCCGCCCGCCGCGCCCTCATCACCACCCACATGGACCTGGGCATCCGGGAAAAACCGAAGACAACTGAAGGCTACATCAAAGACCCGAAGGGCCGAATGAACTGGACGAAAAACCATGGCAGCCGCGGCAATACGGCGGAGCAGATGTGGGACAAGCTATACCGCAAGCACGCCAATCTGGGCTTCATCTTCTGTGGCGACCAGAGCCGCTGCACGGCCATGAAGCTTTCCACACAAGGCGATCATGGGAACACGGTACACGCTCTTCTTTCCGATTACACTTCCTCAGGGCCGCTGCGGCTTTATCGCTTTCTGCCAGGGGAAAACCGCGTCCAGGTTCTCACCTATGACACGACGCTGAACGAGCTGGTGGAGAAGAGCCGATATGTGGAGGAGCGTTCCGAGCACCAGTTCAGTCTGCCATATCCGATGAAAGTGAAATGA